The Papio anubis isolate 15944 chromosome 1, Panubis1.0, whole genome shotgun sequence genome window below encodes:
- the LOC103887841 gene encoding LOW QUALITY PROTEIN: 40S ribosomal protein S15-like (The sequence of the model RefSeq protein was modified relative to this genomic sequence to represent the inferred CDS: inserted 1 base in 1 codon; deleted 2 bases in 1 codon): MAEVEQKKKRTFRKFTYRGVDLEQLLDTSYEQLTQLNSARQRLRLKPGLRRKHHSLLKRLRKAKKEGPPMEKPEVVKTHLRVMIILPEMVGSMVGVYNGXFNQVEIKPEMISHYLGEFSITYKPVKHSRPGFRATHSSCFTPSSSGSANKRTRLKNK; encoded by the exons ATGGCAGAGGTAGAGCAGAAGAAGAAGCGGACCTTCCGCAAGTTCACCTACCGCGGCGTGGACCTCGAGCAGCTGCTGGACACGTCCTACGAGCAGCTAACACAGCTGAACAGTGCGCGCCAGCGGCTGCGGCTGAAACCAGGACTGCGGCGGAAGCACCATTCGCTGCTAAAACGCCTGCGCAAGGCCAAGAAGGAGGGACCGCCCATGGAGAAGCCAGAAGTGGTGAAGACTCACCTGCGGGTCATGATCATCCTGCCCGAGATGGTGGGCAGCATGGTAGGCGTCTACAACG CCTTCAACCAGGTGGAGATCAAGCCGGAGATGATCAGCCACTACCTG GGCGAGTTCTCCATCACCTACAAGCCCGTGAAGCACAGCCGGCCCGGCTTCAGGGCCACCCACTCCTCTTGCTTCACCCCCTCAAGTAGTGGCTCAGCTAATAAACGCAcacgtctcaaaaataaataa